The Argopecten irradians isolate NY chromosome 6, Ai_NY, whole genome shotgun sequence genome has a window encoding:
- the LOC138325331 gene encoding uncharacterized protein isoform X2 has protein sequence MDGCVWLLCFLSAVQVSYTSVNTSRMPTIKTTRQSSNHNGATSSVKAVDGCRNQKFAGGCCSHTLVRNHIKQAWWQIDLGGQVVIERIEIIYRDDGDGSQQKGRFGGFQVFVSNTSTRTSGDRCYEDPTSVQGSMDLTPTISSCTGSTQYLTIYVDRRTRTQAWYSTTAILELCEVEVYGCPLGMYGQGNCDSSCLNTCVNGYCDPTTGYCQYCAQGAYRFGSLCTPCPDNCSNRTCDVDSGGCQGCKAGYYGTICDLICPDNCRDHRCNQHLRTCEGCSPGYHGTYCNLSCPDNCMDAKCNQFSRTCEGCTPGYHGTYCDLPCPDDCMDSRCNQSTGVCEGCVTGYHGNMCNLTCPENCKDKKCSQTAGICEGCTPGNHGTYCDLPCPGNCMYSQCDQSTGVCEGCVSGYHGNMCNLTCPENCKDKKCSQTAGICEDCEDGFFGPFCMTCSVSCVNVCNTTSGNCSPCRNGFFGQQCNTTCPNNCVNNTCIQDNGECLDCNPGYYGLFCNQSCPASCTDSMCDQLTGNCEGNACKTGFHGDRCDRNCSSSCQDSVCNKTTGICTDCVAGLYTDACNESCPINCGSSVCDRYSRECSDGCNRGFYGRLCNQSCPSKCRDSQCYQDTGICEDGCNRGFYGRLCNQSCPSKCRDSQCYQDTGICEECSPGYYSSKCNDSCPDNCKDNRCYQDTGECLACKDGFHGLDCNNTCGNCRRSSCSMSNGTCECTDGWGGDTCLTRIAIQSSSDSQTGLYAGAAGGAVVGILLAVIVTIVIIKRKAPPNKEKNNSPNDKMSSKFLDVTSSSTTSKQAIENDNQPKETNAVGDTEVSGQVYINMQDVKLTVDDDVTYTNSDSFGIPIIELQSLIDKKKTNKAAAFQEEFKNFPMGAVYPHEAGKQLSNKKRNRFKTTFPYDHSRVILEMIGNDVDTTYINANYIDGVDLNKVYIASQGPKDNTTDDFWRMVWQVSSGKIVMLTNLIEGGIRKCHQYWPDEGEPLSTSTFQLTLDSERTYAFYVIRDVTVLKKKTREERQIQQFHFISWPDHGTPNSLELVLFHRRVTSYMTQLSGQMIVHCSAGLGRTGTFIALDALLTQGKRTERVDIPRYVRAMRKDRMNMIQNYEQYIALHELLVEGFNLQESNISRSNFPKVLATMCPKNTPANQTKSHQEFKALLNFKPSYSPRCFKAAMLKENKSKNRKLDILPADQFRVFLQSQPANRTDYINAISVQSHTSKSAYLMTQFPMEDTIGDFWTMVFDYRCESIVVLGQPTEGNWLEGDSTTSNFSFTKLNERSMDANLTISDYHVTGERQSTETTVRLFSLMLWSGDKLLPPSDSSLLQLLELVDGRRRSNNETPVIVMCRDGCTQSGLFCCVSNARDQMKLDGEVDIFQTARQLKQRRPESLEDIEQYQYCYDFIGQYLDSTDVYIN, from the exons ATGGATGGGTGTGTGTGGCTCCTGTGTTTTCTATCTGCAGTGCAGGTGTCTTACACGTCAg TAAACACAAGCCGGATGCCAACAATCAAGACAACAAGGCAAAGTTCGAATCACAATGGAGCAACTTCTAGTGTCAAAGCTGTGGACGGATGTAGAAATCAGAAATTTGCCGGTGGTTGTTGTTCACATACACTTGTAAGAAATCACATAAAGCAGGCTTGGTGGCAGATAGATCTAGGTGGTCAGGTCGTTATTGAAAGAATCGAGATAATTTACAGAG ATGATGGTGATGGCAGCCAGCAGAAAGGGCGATTTGGTGGGTTTCAAGTATTTGTGTCAAACACGTCTACCAGAACAAGCGGTGATAGATGTTATGAAGACCCAACTTCTGTACAAGGCTCTATGGACCTCACTCCGACCATCTCATCCTGTACAGGCAGCACTCAGTACCTGACGATCTACGTGGACCGGCGAACTCGAACCCAAGCATGGTATTCTACTACTGCTATATTGGAGCTTTGTGAAGTCGAAGTGTATG GTTGTCCACTGGGGATGTATGGTCAAGGCAATTGCGATTCATCCTGCCTAAACACTTGTGTCAACGGCTACTGCGACCCTACCACTGGCTACTGTCAAT ACTGTGCCCAAGGAGCCTATAGATTTGGATCTCTGTGTACACCATGTCCTGATAACTGCTCCAACCGTACGTGTGATGTGGATTCTGGTGGTTGTCAAG GCTGTAAGGCCGGGTATTATGGTACCATTTGTGACTTAATATGCCCGGACAACTGCAGGGATCACAGGTGCAACCAACACTTAAGAACATGTGAAG GTTGTAGCCCTGGCTATCACGGTACGTACTGTAACCTGTCGTGCCCGGATAACTGTATGGATGCTAAATGTAATCAGTTCTCAAGGACATGTGAAG GTTGCACCCCTGGCTATCATGGTACCTACTGTGACTTACCGTGTCCTGATGACTGTATGGATAGTCGATGTAACCAGTCGACAGGAGTCTGCGAAG GTTGCGTAACTGGGTACCATGGTAACATGTGTAATCTTACATGTCCAGAGAACTGTAAAGACAAGAAATGTTCTCAGACAGCAGGGATATGTGAAG GTTGCACTCCTGGCAATCATGGTACCTACTGTGACTTACCGTGTCCTGGTAACTGTATGTATAGTCAATGTGACCAGTCGACAGGAGTCTGCGAAG gTTGCGTATCTGGATACCATGGTAACATGTGTAATCTTACATGTCCAGAGAACTGTAAAGACAAGAAATGTTCTCAGACAGCAGGGATATGTGAAG ATTGTGAAGACGGTTTCTTTGGTCCGTTCTGTATGACCTGCTCTGTTAGTTGTGTCAATGTTTGTAACACAACATCGGGAAACTGTAGTC CGTGCAGAAATGGCTTCTTTGGTCAGCAGTGTAATACGACGTGTCCAAATAACTGTGTAAACAACACGTGCATACAGGACAATGGAGAATGCTTAg ACTGTAATCCGGGATACTATGGCCTCTTTTGTAACCAGTCATGTCCAGCTAGCTGTACAGACAGCATGTGTGATCAGCTTACTGGGAATTGTGAAGGAAATG CGTGTAAAACAGGATTCCACGGTGATAGGTGTGACAGAAATTGTTCATCAAGTTGCCAAGATAGCGTATGTAATAAAACCACTGGTATATGCACAG ATTGTGTGGCTGGACTATATACAGACGCGTGTAACGAGTCTTGTCCTATCAACTGTGGGAGTTCAGTGTGTGACCGGTATAGCAGAGAATGCTCAG ATGGATGTAATCGTGGATTCTATGGCAGACTTTGTAACCAATCATGTCCTTCCAAGTGTAGGGACAGTCAATGTTATCAGGATACTGGCATCTGTGAAG ATGGATGTAATCGTGGATTTTATGGCAGACTTTGTAACCAATCATGTCCTTCCAAGTGTAGGGACAGTCAATGTTATCAGGATACAGGCATCTGTGAAG AGTGTAGCCCTGGATACTATTCAAGTAAATGTAACGATTCCTGTCCTGACAACTGTAAAGACAATCGCTGTTATCAAGACACCGGAGAATGTTTGG CTTGTAAAGATGGATTCCACGGGTTAGATTGCAATAACACATGTGGTAACTGCAGACGCTCGTCATGCAGCATGTCAAATGGAACATGTGAATGTACCGATGGCTGGGGAGGAGATACGTGTCTTAcaa GAATTGCCATCCAATCGTCGTCAGATAGCCAGACAGGACTGTACGCAGGTGCGGCTGGAGGAGCAGTTGTTGGTATCCTACTTGCTGTTATAGTGACGATCGTCATTATAAAAAg AAAAGCACCaccaaacaaagaaaaaaataattcaccAAATGACAAGATGTCATCGAAATTCCTCGATGTCACTTCATCATCAACAACCTCAAAACAAGCAATAGAAAATGACAATCAACCAAAAGAGACGAATGCCGTAG GTGATACAGAAGTGAGTGGACAGGTCTATATAAACATGCAGGACGTCAAACTAACTGTAGATGATGACGTCACATACACCAATTCGGATTCTTTTGGGATACCTATAATTGAACTACAATCTCTCATCGACAAGAAAAAAACGAATAAGGCCGCGGCATTTCAGGAGGAGTTCAAG aatttcccaatgGGAGCTGTTTATCCTCACGAAGCTGGCAAACAGTTATCTAACAAGAAACGCAATAGGTTTAAAACAACATTCCCGT ACGACCATTCAAGGGTCATTTTGGAAATGATCGGAAATGACGTTGATACGACCTACATTAATGCAAATTATATCGAT GGTGTGGATTTAAACAAGGTGTATATCGCCAGTCAAG GACCAAAAGACAACACCACAGATGACTTTTGGAGAATGGTGTGGCAGGTCAGCTCAGGCAAAATCGTAATGCTGACGAACCTCATCGAAGGTGGCATC CGTAAATGTCATCAATATTGGCCTGATGAAGGAGAGCCACTTTCCACATCAACATTCCAGCTTACACTTGACAGCGAAAGAACATATGCTTTCTACGTTATTCGTGACGTCACAGTCCTTAAAAAGAAG ACGAGAGAGGAGAGGCAGATACAACAGTTCCATTTCATCTCCTGGCCAGACCATGGTACTCCTAATTCACTTGAACTTGTACTATTCCATCgccgtgtgacgtcatatatgACACAGCTGAGTGGACAGATGATAGTCCATTGCAG TGCTGGTTTAGGACGAACTGGAACGTTCATTGCATTGGATGCTCTTCTTACTCAAGGCAAGAGAACCGAACGGGTGGACATTCCGAGATACGTTAGGGCAATGCGAAAGGACAGAATGAATATGATCCAAAATTAC GAACAGTACATTGCCCTCCACGAATTATTGGTAGAAGGATTCAATCTACAAGAATCAAACATTTCCCGATCAAATTTTCCTAAAGTTTTGGCTACAATGTGTCCAAAGAATACACCAGCCAATCAGACAAAGAGTCACCAGGAATTTAAG GCATTGCTCAACTTCAAACCAAGTTACTCACCACGTTGCTTCAAAGCAGCAAtgttgaaagaaaacaaaagcaaGAACAGGAAACTGGATATATTACCGg CTGACCAGTTCAGAGTTTTTCTTCAGTCCCAGCCGGCTAATAGGACAGATTATATCAACGCAATaagtgtacag tCGCACACATCCAAGTCAGCGTACTTGATGACACAGTTCCCTATGGAGGATACAATAGGAGACTTCTGGACAATGGTatttgattacaggtgtgagAGTATTGTGGTTCTAGGACAGCCAACTGAA GGAAATTGGTTGGAAGGAGACTCCACAACatcaaatttttcatttacaaaGCTGAATGAACGATCGATGGATGCTAATTTGACAATTTCGGATTACCATGTAACTGGAGAG AGGCAAAGTACTGAAACAACGGTACGGCTGTTTAGCTTGATGCTTTGGTCTGGCGATAAATTACTGCCTCCCTCCGACTCCTCTCTCCTCCAACTCCTGGAACTGGTAGACGGTAGGCGACGGTCAAACAATGAAACACCCGTGATCGTCATGTGTCG TGACGGGTGTACACAGAGCGGACTGTTCTGTTGTGTATCTAACGCCAGGGACCAGATGAAGCTGGATGGAGAAGTAGACATATTCCAAACGGCACGTCAGTTGAAACAACGACGACCGGAGTCACTGGAAGACATT GAACAGTACCAGTACTGCTACGACTTCATTGGACAGTACCTGGACTCGACAGATGTGTATATCAATTGA
- the LOC138325331 gene encoding uncharacterized protein isoform X7 gives MDGCVWLLCFLSAVQVSYTSVNTSRMPTIKTTRQSSNHNGATSSVKAVDGCRNQKFAGGCCSHTLVRNHIKQAWWQIDLGGQVVIERIEIIYRDDGDGSQQKGRFGGFQVFVSNTSTRTSGDRCYEDPTSVQGSMDLTPTISSCTGSTQYLTIYVDRRTRTQAWYSTTAILELCEVEVYGCPLGMYGQGNCDSSCLNTCVNGYCDPTTGYCQYCAQGAYRFGSLCTPCPDNCSNRTCDVDSGGCQGCKAGYYGTICDLICPDNCRDHRCNQHLRTCEGCSPGYHGTYCNLSCPDNCMDAKCNQFSRTCEGCTPGYHGTYCDLPCPDDCMDSRCNQSTGVCEGCVTGYHGNMCNLTCPENCKDKKCSQTAGICEGCTPGNHGTYCDLPCPGNCMYSQCDQSTGVCEGCVSGYHGNMCNLTCPENCKDKKCSQTAGICEDCEDGFFGPFCMTCSVSCVNVCNTTSGNCSPCRNGFFGQQCNTTCPNNCVNNTCIQDNGECLDCNPGYYGLFCNQSCPASCTDSMCDQLTGNCEGNACKTGFHGDRCDRNCSSSCQDSVCNKTTGICTDCVAGLYTDACNESCPINCGSSVCDRYSRECSDGCNRGFYGRLCNQSCPSKCRDSQCYQDTGICEECSPGYYSSKCNDSCPDNCKDNRCYQDTGECLACKDGFHGLDCNNTCGNCRRSSCSMSNGTCECTDGWGGDTCLTRIAIQSSSDSQTGLYAGAAGGAVVGILLAVIVTIVIIKRRKAPPNKEKNNSPNDKMSSKFLDVTSSSTTSKQAIENDNQPKETNAVGDTEVSGQVYINMQDVKLTVDDDVTYTNSDSFGIPIIELQSLIDKKKTNKAAAFQEEFKNFPMGAVYPHEAGKQLSNKKRNRFKTTFPYDHSRVILEMIGNDVDTTYINANYIDGVDLNKVYIASQGPKDNTTDDFWRMVWQVSSGKIVMLTNLIEGGIRKCHQYWPDEGEPLSTSTFQLTLDSERTYAFYVIRDVTVLKKKTREERQIQQFHFISWPDHGTPNSLELVLFHRRVTSYMTQLSGQMIVHCSAGLGRTGTFIALDALLTQGKRTERVDIPRYVRAMRKDRMNMIQNYEQYIALHELLVEGFNLQESNISRSNFPKVLATMCPKNTPANQTKSHQEFKALLNFKPSYSPRCFKAAMLKENKSKNRKLDILPADQFRVFLQSQPANRTDYINAISVQSHTSKSAYLMTQFPMEDTIGDFWTMVFDYRCESIVVLGQPTEGNWLEGDSTTSNFSFTKLNERSMDANLTISDYHVTGERQSTETTVRLFSLMLWSGDKLLPPSDSSLLQLLELVDGRRRSNNETPVIVMCRDGCTQSGLFCCVSNARDQMKLDGEVDIFQTARQLKQRRPESLEDIEQYQYCYDFIGQYLDSTDVYIN, from the exons ATGGATGGGTGTGTGTGGCTCCTGTGTTTTCTATCTGCAGTGCAGGTGTCTTACACGTCAg TAAACACAAGCCGGATGCCAACAATCAAGACAACAAGGCAAAGTTCGAATCACAATGGAGCAACTTCTAGTGTCAAAGCTGTGGACGGATGTAGAAATCAGAAATTTGCCGGTGGTTGTTGTTCACATACACTTGTAAGAAATCACATAAAGCAGGCTTGGTGGCAGATAGATCTAGGTGGTCAGGTCGTTATTGAAAGAATCGAGATAATTTACAGAG ATGATGGTGATGGCAGCCAGCAGAAAGGGCGATTTGGTGGGTTTCAAGTATTTGTGTCAAACACGTCTACCAGAACAAGCGGTGATAGATGTTATGAAGACCCAACTTCTGTACAAGGCTCTATGGACCTCACTCCGACCATCTCATCCTGTACAGGCAGCACTCAGTACCTGACGATCTACGTGGACCGGCGAACTCGAACCCAAGCATGGTATTCTACTACTGCTATATTGGAGCTTTGTGAAGTCGAAGTGTATG GTTGTCCACTGGGGATGTATGGTCAAGGCAATTGCGATTCATCCTGCCTAAACACTTGTGTCAACGGCTACTGCGACCCTACCACTGGCTACTGTCAAT ACTGTGCCCAAGGAGCCTATAGATTTGGATCTCTGTGTACACCATGTCCTGATAACTGCTCCAACCGTACGTGTGATGTGGATTCTGGTGGTTGTCAAG GCTGTAAGGCCGGGTATTATGGTACCATTTGTGACTTAATATGCCCGGACAACTGCAGGGATCACAGGTGCAACCAACACTTAAGAACATGTGAAG GTTGTAGCCCTGGCTATCACGGTACGTACTGTAACCTGTCGTGCCCGGATAACTGTATGGATGCTAAATGTAATCAGTTCTCAAGGACATGTGAAG GTTGCACCCCTGGCTATCATGGTACCTACTGTGACTTACCGTGTCCTGATGACTGTATGGATAGTCGATGTAACCAGTCGACAGGAGTCTGCGAAG GTTGCGTAACTGGGTACCATGGTAACATGTGTAATCTTACATGTCCAGAGAACTGTAAAGACAAGAAATGTTCTCAGACAGCAGGGATATGTGAAG GTTGCACTCCTGGCAATCATGGTACCTACTGTGACTTACCGTGTCCTGGTAACTGTATGTATAGTCAATGTGACCAGTCGACAGGAGTCTGCGAAG gTTGCGTATCTGGATACCATGGTAACATGTGTAATCTTACATGTCCAGAGAACTGTAAAGACAAGAAATGTTCTCAGACAGCAGGGATATGTGAAG ATTGTGAAGACGGTTTCTTTGGTCCGTTCTGTATGACCTGCTCTGTTAGTTGTGTCAATGTTTGTAACACAACATCGGGAAACTGTAGTC CGTGCAGAAATGGCTTCTTTGGTCAGCAGTGTAATACGACGTGTCCAAATAACTGTGTAAACAACACGTGCATACAGGACAATGGAGAATGCTTAg ACTGTAATCCGGGATACTATGGCCTCTTTTGTAACCAGTCATGTCCAGCTAGCTGTACAGACAGCATGTGTGATCAGCTTACTGGGAATTGTGAAGGAAATG CGTGTAAAACAGGATTCCACGGTGATAGGTGTGACAGAAATTGTTCATCAAGTTGCCAAGATAGCGTATGTAATAAAACCACTGGTATATGCACAG ATTGTGTGGCTGGACTATATACAGACGCGTGTAACGAGTCTTGTCCTATCAACTGTGGGAGTTCAGTGTGTGACCGGTATAGCAGAGAATGCTCAG ATGGATGTAATCGTGGATTCTATGGCAGACTTTGTAACCAATCATGTCCTTCCAAGTGTAGGGACAGTCAATGTTATCAGGATACTGGCATCTGTGAAG AGTGTAGCCCTGGATACTATTCAAGTAAATGTAACGATTCCTGTCCTGACAACTGTAAAGACAATCGCTGTTATCAAGACACCGGAGAATGTTTGG CTTGTAAAGATGGATTCCACGGGTTAGATTGCAATAACACATGTGGTAACTGCAGACGCTCGTCATGCAGCATGTCAAATGGAACATGTGAATGTACCGATGGCTGGGGAGGAGATACGTGTCTTAcaa GAATTGCCATCCAATCGTCGTCAGATAGCCAGACAGGACTGTACGCAGGTGCGGCTGGAGGAGCAGTTGTTGGTATCCTACTTGCTGTTATAGTGACGATCGTCATTATAAAAAg AAGAAAAGCACCaccaaacaaagaaaaaaataattcaccAAATGACAAGATGTCATCGAAATTCCTCGATGTCACTTCATCATCAACAACCTCAAAACAAGCAATAGAAAATGACAATCAACCAAAAGAGACGAATGCCGTAG GTGATACAGAAGTGAGTGGACAGGTCTATATAAACATGCAGGACGTCAAACTAACTGTAGATGATGACGTCACATACACCAATTCGGATTCTTTTGGGATACCTATAATTGAACTACAATCTCTCATCGACAAGAAAAAAACGAATAAGGCCGCGGCATTTCAGGAGGAGTTCAAG aatttcccaatgGGAGCTGTTTATCCTCACGAAGCTGGCAAACAGTTATCTAACAAGAAACGCAATAGGTTTAAAACAACATTCCCGT ACGACCATTCAAGGGTCATTTTGGAAATGATCGGAAATGACGTTGATACGACCTACATTAATGCAAATTATATCGAT GGTGTGGATTTAAACAAGGTGTATATCGCCAGTCAAG GACCAAAAGACAACACCACAGATGACTTTTGGAGAATGGTGTGGCAGGTCAGCTCAGGCAAAATCGTAATGCTGACGAACCTCATCGAAGGTGGCATC CGTAAATGTCATCAATATTGGCCTGATGAAGGAGAGCCACTTTCCACATCAACATTCCAGCTTACACTTGACAGCGAAAGAACATATGCTTTCTACGTTATTCGTGACGTCACAGTCCTTAAAAAGAAG ACGAGAGAGGAGAGGCAGATACAACAGTTCCATTTCATCTCCTGGCCAGACCATGGTACTCCTAATTCACTTGAACTTGTACTATTCCATCgccgtgtgacgtcatatatgACACAGCTGAGTGGACAGATGATAGTCCATTGCAG TGCTGGTTTAGGACGAACTGGAACGTTCATTGCATTGGATGCTCTTCTTACTCAAGGCAAGAGAACCGAACGGGTGGACATTCCGAGATACGTTAGGGCAATGCGAAAGGACAGAATGAATATGATCCAAAATTAC GAACAGTACATTGCCCTCCACGAATTATTGGTAGAAGGATTCAATCTACAAGAATCAAACATTTCCCGATCAAATTTTCCTAAAGTTTTGGCTACAATGTGTCCAAAGAATACACCAGCCAATCAGACAAAGAGTCACCAGGAATTTAAG GCATTGCTCAACTTCAAACCAAGTTACTCACCACGTTGCTTCAAAGCAGCAAtgttgaaagaaaacaaaagcaaGAACAGGAAACTGGATATATTACCGg CTGACCAGTTCAGAGTTTTTCTTCAGTCCCAGCCGGCTAATAGGACAGATTATATCAACGCAATaagtgtacag tCGCACACATCCAAGTCAGCGTACTTGATGACACAGTTCCCTATGGAGGATACAATAGGAGACTTCTGGACAATGGTatttgattacaggtgtgagAGTATTGTGGTTCTAGGACAGCCAACTGAA GGAAATTGGTTGGAAGGAGACTCCACAACatcaaatttttcatttacaaaGCTGAATGAACGATCGATGGATGCTAATTTGACAATTTCGGATTACCATGTAACTGGAGAG AGGCAAAGTACTGAAACAACGGTACGGCTGTTTAGCTTGATGCTTTGGTCTGGCGATAAATTACTGCCTCCCTCCGACTCCTCTCTCCTCCAACTCCTGGAACTGGTAGACGGTAGGCGACGGTCAAACAATGAAACACCCGTGATCGTCATGTGTCG TGACGGGTGTACACAGAGCGGACTGTTCTGTTGTGTATCTAACGCCAGGGACCAGATGAAGCTGGATGGAGAAGTAGACATATTCCAAACGGCACGTCAGTTGAAACAACGACGACCGGAGTCACTGGAAGACATT GAACAGTACCAGTACTGCTACGACTTCATTGGACAGTACCTGGACTCGACAGATGTGTATATCAATTGA